The sequence TAATGATAGCAAATAATATAGTTGccttaaccttaaaaaaaaacccagaatctTTTGTTCTTATCATTGTTCTGCCATTAAAAAACAGTCCATCACAAATTttttcaaccagtccatcataaattttatttttattggttgagCTTTTGTTCAAATgtcatttattttccaattttatttagatataattgGTATACACACTGAAtaagatgtacaacataatgattcagcttacatacatcatgaaattatTGCAAGCTTAGCAAACATCCATTATCTcaaatagatacaaaattaaagaaacagaaaagattttttttcgtGTTGAGAACTGTTAGGACTTAACACCCTTAACAGATTTCGTATATAACGGTACAGCGCTGTTAATTATATTCACCATGTTGTGCCtcacatccctagtacttacttatcttataacttgaagtttgtacctttttagTACCTTCATCCAGTTCCTACTCCTCCTACCCTCTGCCTTTGGGAACCACAAAATGTAACCTCTAAAAAAGCTAATTTACTTTGAGAAATATCCTTTACCTCTTTGAACCTCATATTCTTTATAAAAAATTAGTTCACTATCTCTGATCTATTTCaactttaatattatatttttctgttaacAAAACTAGTTTATTCAAGTCTTCACAGTTTTAAATGTGAGGAAGAAAGCTTGTTTTGAAATAGTAAATCTTGGCCAATTATCTTTAGGTGTTGAATACTGAAGAAGCTACAAATGAAGACGAAAGAGAATTAGAAGAACTTAGAAAGCATGGCATAACTCCTCTTCCCAAACCACCTCCAGGAGTTGGACTTCTGCCAACCCCACTGGAGCATTTTCCCTTTTCTGATCCTGAAGATGGTTTTCAGACAGATCTCTCTGATGATTTTAAGAAAATTCCATCTCTTTTTGAAATAGTTGTAAAACCTACTGTGGATTTAGCACATAAAATTGGAAAGAAGTAAGTTAAATttttcattccttccaatgaatattcagggtttatctcctttaggattgattggtttgatctccttgctgttcaagggactctcaagagtcttctccagcaccacagttcgaaggcatcagttctatggtgctcagctttctttatggtccaactctcacatccatacatgactactggaaaaaccacagccttgactagatggacctttgtcagcaaaggtccaatATCTATTTAAAGATTTAATGCTCTTGGTTGCCTCTTCTTTGTACTAAGAAATATTATTCTTTTGTCCACAGGCCACCAGCATTTTATAACAGTGCCTCACCACCAGGACCCCAATTTCAGGAAAGCAGCCCACATCCTCAACATGTCTATAGTTCTGGGTCAAGTCCAGGTCCTGGCCCTATGTCTCAGGGACACCACAGTCCTGTGATCCACCCCGGCTCCCCCGGACACTGTCCTGGCCTACCAGTGCCACAGAGCCCACCTTTGCTGCCTGCCCCCCCAGGAATTGTGGGCCCTCACGGTCAAGCCGGAGTACTTGGTCAGCCTGATACACCTTTGACACCACCAAGTGTGAGTGGTGCTTACCACTGCCCGGGCTTTCCAGAACACGTGATGAAGGTACCCAGAGAGAATCACTGCTCTCCAGGCTCATCGCACCCGCCTGGTGAAAGGCAGCTCAGTACCAGCTATGAGTCCTTACAAAACCCTGCAGAATTCTATGATCATTACTATTCACAGCATGCTGTTCATAATTTTCAGCCACCCAGTAACTCTGGCGGTAAGTTTACCTTTCTAAATAACTCATTTCTAACTTAAAATACCTGGAGTCCTATGTTTCTTTAGCAACATGAAATGcatgtgtattttaaataaaggaaaatatgatgaaattgaaatattaaaatgtgttttaaatttaaCCAAATATTTGTAACAATAGACCTTGAGATAACTTTAAACAGTGCTTACCGTTACATAATAATCTGATAATCAGATATGATATTATTGTAACTCAGTTTCTTACAAGGCATTGTGGTActtgtctcctggagttttgtGCTCAGTCAGTGTCTTGTGTCTTTTTGTGCTGTGTGTAGACGGGACGTGGCACGGTGACTTTGCCCAGCCCCAGGCTCCAGCTGTTCCAGACTCACCTAACTGCGGGAGTGGGTCCGACAGCAGCGGTAATGTGACAGGCCATGGCCCCCTGCCTGCACTGGGTCTCCTCCCTGCTGTGCAGAGAGCTCTTTTTGTTAGACTTACTCAGAAATACCAAGAAGATGAAGAACCAAGCAGCACCCAACCTCAGAGGGCACCAAGCAAGGAAGAAGGTGTGTCAGGTGTCATGATAGTATTCTATCTGTTTGGATCTACCTATTCTATTTCCAGCTATCTTACAGCTACTATCTTCTTGGGATTGATGGTCATTTCCAGTGCCATTGATGCATTAGTAATTAATTGCAAAGGGTTTGATTTCAAGCAATAAATCAGACTGGAGTGTGAGGCCTTGGAAGCAGACTTGCTATTAAGCTTTGTTTTTGAAGAGAAATAGAGCAGAAACAAGATAGCCTTGAGTTTAGGAATTTTAACTTGTAACTCAAGTTCAAAATTATTTGGTTATTAGATTTTTATGGGCAGAGGCTGTTTCCTTCAGGTTCTGCTATACTATTAaaggatattatttttaatataaaagattatattttaaatttcccttaGTATTTTTGATACTGATAAATATACAGCAATTAGTTAATtcagttaaggggaaaaaaattgaaatcaaccAGTTGTTATTATGAGTTAATAAATTGATATGTTTGGCCACTCTTAAACATGAAATtaaggacttccctcgtggtccagtggttaagaatccatacttccactgcaggggtcagggAAGTTCACATGCTgcgaggcatggccaaaaatgagCAAAACATGAAATTTATGAATGACTATGTAAAACTGGATAACACTAGTAGCCACAAGTTATTATATAAACATTGTTACATTTGCAAAGAAGATAGTATTAaaccttcatttatttaacatgaCAGGGAAATGAGGAATTTCCAATAAGTTAATTTCCTGTATAATTTATACTTACTCCTTTAGGTgctaattttaagaaataatcattttaatgGTAATCTTTCTTTAAAGTGTAACAAAGCCTTATATtttcataaagaagaaaattaaaacttttctaaatgatataaaattttatatataatactataaaaTTGATAATGTTTTATAAGGCTTGTTTTCTCAGAATCAGAAAACAtcttaaacagatttttttgtgtttgtgttcatTCTTACAAATGTTATTGCCTTTGTGAATTTATTTGTCCTTTGATAAAAAGCTGATAGAAACCTTTTAATCATTTTCTGTCTAATACCTGCTTTCCACTGACCTCTCTGCTGTTCTACTTTCTTTCTGCTCCATATTCATTCTTATTCCAAAAAGAATTTAAGACTgcttataaaatatgtttattttatgtgaaataaaatgaaaattaaaggaaaattaaatgaaattaaagtgaaaattaaatagcATCTTACCTTTGGATTGGATTTGGATTAAGTACCAAATTCTATGAGGAGTGAAACTCCTAcacagaaatgtttaaaatgactACAACAGTTGAAAGTGAACCACAGGTCTAGCTCTAGACTTTCTGGagatcagagagaaaaaagagagatccGGTGTCTAGAAGTAGTTTTTTCGGACACTGAGGTATGAATTAAAGTTTTTGCCGTTGTGATACAGTGTATACTATTTTAAAGTCACATCCTCCCCTAAATAGGAGTGCTTGTTCTATAAGCATTCTTTGTTCAAACTAACTGTGTAATGCTAAATTTCCATGTGACAGAAACGCATCAGTGAGCAGTGAGATAAAAGTGAGAATATATGTGCTGTTCTATTGATTCAAGGTATTCTATGATatacataagtgtgtgtgtgtatatgtgtacatatatacatgtacatggcTAATTCAGAGATAATCTATGTATGTTTTAATGGAGAGGAAGGAGACCCACTCTCCTGAGGcgtcagtttttatttccttctctactAGAGAAAAGACCTCTGACGGTTAAGCTTCTTAACATTATGGCTCACACTGAAGTTACATAGGCTTTAAGAGTAAGGCCCAAAGTTCTCATAAAGTTAAAGTATGTAAATTTTAGGGTGTTagttttatttgttgcttttaatttAGTGTTTGAGTAATATATTCACAAggtcagacatttaaaaatatatgacagAAAAGCCTGGGGCCCATATATGCTCAGTTCCCTTTGCTTTCTTAACCATCGTTGTTagtgttttgctttctttccaggtttttttttttttttttaatagctctcCCTTGTTATCTGATAAATTCAGAGATATGAAATTTAAGAGGTTGCTTGAATTAAAGAGAGCCAACACATTTTGGTATTTCTGTTTTAGAGTGTTTTCCCTTCTCCCTCAGCCCTGTCTTAGCACACATTTCTGAGTTCCCTTTGGCCAGGTGGAATGAAAGGTCCAGACTCTTCTCTGACTGGAAGGACATTTTACATGTCCTGATGCCATACTTCTTTCTTTATAGAGTGCAGTGACTGAACTGTTAGTTGTTATATCACATCTTATCTTGTTCCAGTGTTGAAACTGTCATTTCTATGATGCATTGTCTTGAAGTTAAACTACCCTTATTTCAGAAGTAGTCTATGTGTTTTTTAATCTTAATTAAAGCCAAATATGAATGCTTCACTCTTTACAATAGTATTTGTCTGCATTTAGATGAAACAGTTAACTGGTACTCCAGTagtgaagaggaagaagggagcaGTGTGAAGTCAATACTGAGAACATTACAGAAACAAACAGAGACTTTGAGGAGTCAGCAGCAGCCTTCCACAGAACTTGGCACTCCTACTGACCCAAGACTTGCTAGAGAGAAGAATAAGGGAAACCAAGTCGTTGACCCTAGACTTAGGACTATCTCAAGGCAAGACATTAGAAAATCTTCTGAGTCTGCCCCACTGGATCTCAGACTTGCATGGGATCCAAGGAAATTAAGAGGGAATGGAAGCGGTCATGTCAGTTCTGCTGGTGGAGCCAAGTTTGATTCACATCATGGCAACACCGGTCCTAACATCAGGCACAAAAGAGGAGATGATGACGATGAAGATACAGAAAGAGAACTGAGAGAAAAGGCTTTCTTAATACCTCTGGATTCTTCCCCTGGTGCGATGCTGCAGGACCCAAGGTCACAACTGAGACAGTTTAGTCACATTAAAATGGATATTACCCTAACCAAACCCAACTTTGCCAAACACATCGTGTGGGCTCCAGAAGACTTACTACCAGTTCCTTTACCTAAACCTGATCCAGTCTCTTCAATCAATTTACCTCTGCCCCCTCTTATAGCTGACCAGAGGCTCAGTAGGTTATGGAATACAAAATGTGATCTTCGTCAAAATACAGTGCCCACTGATACAAAACTAGCCGCCAAAGTCAAAATTAACACAGCAAACAAAGAAGGCTACCCAGACCAATTTGGAGACTCACATAGTTCAGGAAGTAAATTAGGAGATCCTAGGTTACAAAAAAATTTTGATCCTAGACTTCACAGACTGCACAATGCAGAGCCTCATCAAGCAGTCATGAAGGACCCCCATATGTCAAAGACTGCCCCTCCTGCAGGGGCCAGGTCACACCCGGGCTCATCACAGCCCTCAGGAGCGGCACCTAGCAGTTCTGGTCCTGGGGCTTTACCTCCATATGCCCCCAAACTCTCATCTTCAGCTGGCCTTCCCCTGGGCACTCCGGGTTCAGTCCTTAGCGGTATTAGTTTGTATGACCCCCGGGAACAAGGTTCATCCTCTACATCAGAGCTAGcaacagaaaatgcagagaaCCAGAAAAAAAGCGGGAGTTTAAAATGTAGTGACAAAAATGAGCCTCCTCCCGGAGAAGCAATCCTACCACAGAAAATCGCTCCGAATGTGGACGTCCCTGTTGACCGCCCAGCTGACCCACAGA is a genomic window of Muntiacus reevesi chromosome 3, mMunRee1.1, whole genome shotgun sequence containing:
- the ZC3H6 gene encoding zinc finger CCCH domain-containing protein 6 isoform X2, which encodes MTDSEHAGHDREDGELEDGEIDDAGFEETQEQEAKEDEKQKNEKAYRKSRKKHKKEKEKKKSKRRKREKHKHGHISGSYMASKKSQHNRKFRSKEYDEYSTYSDDNFGSYSQETEEDFASQLKQYRQAKETSNTSLGSSFSKEPGKKQRLKGIQQGTEQRVKSFNVARGRGLLKKIKRKDRGGRVNKGPNVFSGTDDYHEYSKPGKKWKIMTQEFINQHTVEHKGKQICKYFLEGRCIKGDQCKFDHDAELEKRKEICKFYLQGYCTKGENCIYMHNEFPCKFYHSGAKCYQGDNCKFSHDDLTKETKKLLDKVLNTEEATNEDERELEELRKHGITPLPKPPPGVGLLPTPLEHFPFSDPEDGFQTDLSDDFKKIPSLFEIVVKPTVDLAHKIGKKPPAFYNSASPPGPQFQESSPHPQHVYSSGSSPGPGPMSQGHHSPVIHPGSPGHCPGLPVPQSPPLLPAPPGIVGPHGQAGVLGQPDTPLTPPSVSGAYHCPGFPEHVMKVPRENHCSPGSSHPPGERQLSTSYESLQNPAEFYDHYYSQHAVHNFQPPSNSGDGTWHGDFAQPQAPAVPDSPNCGSGSDSSGNVTGHGPLPALGLLPAVQRALFVRLTQKYQEDEEPSSTQPQRAPSKEEDETVNWYSSSEEEEGSSVKSILRTLQKQTETLRSQQQPSTELGTPTDPRLAREKNKGNQVVDPRLRTISRQDIRKSSESAPLDLRLAWDPRKLRGNGSGHVSSAGGAKFDSHHGNTGPNIRHKRGDDDDEDTERELREKAFLIPLDSSPGAMLQDPRSQLRQFSHIKMDITLTKPNFAKHIVWAPEDLLPVPLPKPDPVSSINLPLPPLIADQRLSRLWNTKCDLRQNTVPTDTKLAAKVKINTANKEGYPDQFGDSHSSGSKLGDPRLQKNFDPRLHRLHNAEPHQAVMKDPHMSKTAPPAGARSHPGSSQPSGAAPSSSGPGALPPYAPKLSSSAGLPLGTPGSVLSGISLYDPREQGSSSTSELATENAENQKKSGSLKCSDKNEPPPGEAILPQKIAPNVDVPVDRPADPQTDVRQSSGTVQVPAVHSLPIQALTGLIRPQYSDPRQSKHLGQVSPTPGDDPSKETDDKSLKEVFKTFDPTASPFC
- the ZC3H6 gene encoding zinc finger CCCH domain-containing protein 6 isoform X1; the encoded protein is MTDSEHAGHDREDGELEDGEIDDAGFEETQEQEAKEDEKQKNEKAYRKSRKKHKKEKEKKKSKRRKREKHKHNSPSSDDSSDYSLDSEVEHTETAHRKRSGFYRDYDIPFSQHGHISGSYMASKKSQHNRKFRSKEYDEYSTYSDDNFGSYSQETEEDFASQLKQYRQAKETSNTSLGSSFSKEPGKKQRLKGIQQGTEQRVKSFNVARGRGLLKKIKRKDRGGRVNKGPNVFSGTDDYHEYSKPGKKWKIMTQEFINQHTVEHKGKQICKYFLEGRCIKGDQCKFDHDAELEKRKEICKFYLQGYCTKGENCIYMHNEFPCKFYHSGAKCYQGDNCKFSHDDLTKETKKLLDKVLNTEEATNEDERELEELRKHGITPLPKPPPGVGLLPTPLEHFPFSDPEDGFQTDLSDDFKKIPSLFEIVVKPTVDLAHKIGKKPPAFYNSASPPGPQFQESSPHPQHVYSSGSSPGPGPMSQGHHSPVIHPGSPGHCPGLPVPQSPPLLPAPPGIVGPHGQAGVLGQPDTPLTPPSVSGAYHCPGFPEHVMKVPRENHCSPGSSHPPGERQLSTSYESLQNPAEFYDHYYSQHAVHNFQPPSNSGDGTWHGDFAQPQAPAVPDSPNCGSGSDSSGNVTGHGPLPALGLLPAVQRALFVRLTQKYQEDEEPSSTQPQRAPSKEEDETVNWYSSSEEEEGSSVKSILRTLQKQTETLRSQQQPSTELGTPTDPRLAREKNKGNQVVDPRLRTISRQDIRKSSESAPLDLRLAWDPRKLRGNGSGHVSSAGGAKFDSHHGNTGPNIRHKRGDDDDEDTERELREKAFLIPLDSSPGAMLQDPRSQLRQFSHIKMDITLTKPNFAKHIVWAPEDLLPVPLPKPDPVSSINLPLPPLIADQRLSRLWNTKCDLRQNTVPTDTKLAAKVKINTANKEGYPDQFGDSHSSGSKLGDPRLQKNFDPRLHRLHNAEPHQAVMKDPHMSKTAPPAGARSHPGSSQPSGAAPSSSGPGALPPYAPKLSSSAGLPLGTPGSVLSGISLYDPREQGSSSTSELATENAENQKKSGSLKCSDKNEPPPGEAILPQKIAPNVDVPVDRPADPQTDVRQSSGTVQVPAVHSLPIQALTGLIRPQYSDPRQSKHLGQVSPTPGDDPSKETDDKSLKEVFKTFDPTASPFC